The nucleotide sequence CCTGTACGTGTGCCTCGTCGCCGCCTGGCTGGTGGCCGGGGCCCACACCCTGCGCGGCCTCGTCAGCGGCTCGCTGCTCGCAGCGCCCGCGTCAGCACCCGCGGCGCCGCCGCGAGCGACGGCCCGTACCAGGTGAGGTGCCGCCCGTCGACGAGCGCGGCGGCGGCCCCGGGGAACGCCTCGGGGCCGTCGTCGCGCGTGAAGCGGTACGGCTCGTCCGGCAGCACGACCAGGTCGGGCGCGGCGGCGCGGAGCTCGTCGAGCGGGAGGCGCGGATAGCGCTCCGGGTGCTCGGCGTACAGATTGCGCACCCCGATCCTGGCCAGCAGGTCACCGGCGAAGGTGTCCCGGCCCAGGACCATCCAGGGGCGGCGCCAGATCGGCACGACCGCCGTGTACGTCCCCTCGGGGGTCACCGCGTCCCAGGCGGCCTCGGCCTCGTCGAGCCAGCGCGGCCGCCGGGGCGCGCCGCAGGCGGCGAGGACCCGCTCCAGCTCGCGCAGGCCCTGGTCGAGGGTGCGGATCTCGGTGACGAGGACGTCGAGCCCGGCGGCCCGCAGTTCCGCG is from Streptomyces venezuelae ATCC 10712 and encodes:
- a CDS encoding helical backbone metal receptor, whose translation is MTTRPGPSLRGTVPRVVSLVPSLTEAVAVTAPGVLVGATDWCSHPADLGVARVGGTKNPDVPAITALRPDVVLANEEENRAPDLAELRAAGLDVLVTEIRTLDQGLRELERVLAACGAPRRPRWLDEAEAAWDAVTPEGTYTAVVPIWRRPWMVLGRDTFAGDLLARIGVRNLYAEHPERYPRLPLDELRAAAPDLVVLPDEPYRFTRDDGPEAFPGAAAALVDGRHLTWYGPSLAAAPRVLTRALRAASR